The Loxodonta africana isolate mLoxAfr1 chromosome 12, mLoxAfr1.hap2, whole genome shotgun sequence genome segment AACAGACTCAAACCAGTAAGTAAAGCAAAGTGGCAGGTGCTAAAACAGAGGTATATGCAAGGAGCATTAGGAAATCAGAGGAGGCAGTAGGGAGGAAGTGATGTTTCAGCAGGGTTTTGCAGAATGGGCAGGAGTTCACCAAACAGACAAAGGAAGAAAGAGTGTTGCTGAAAGGGAACAGCAGCATGTGTGAAGGCACATCAGATCATGGTCTCACACCTTTCACTGGGGAGCCAGATTCCCAAGGTTCAAGGCCTTATTAAGAAACACAGAGAATGCAAACCCAACCATATTTCATTCATTGGCTTAAGTATTCTTTCTCTGAGAACTTTAGCACTGGGTGCAAACATTCAGTAAGGTTCTTGGAGTCTCAAATGATTTTTAAGCCAGGCCACAACCAGAGACGTCTTATGTGGAGAGAATGGCTCCAATATTTTGTTCTCTCCTCACTGGGCATTGACTGAGGAATGAAATCATTTTATCCGGAAAGCCATTTCCAGACTCACTCACTCCTTACCCAGAGAAGTTACTTCCCGTGAAAAATTTTAAGCCATTTATCAACAAGTTCTTGTTGACTCAGGGCGTTATGAGTTCCTGAGACGTCCTCTTTTGGGAGTGGGAGTACAGTGGAAGGAATTCAAGGGAAAGAATTCTGTGCAGAGCTCAAAATGTAGAAACTTGGAAGAGGTGGGTGAGAACACAAGGAACCCAGAGGACAGGCTGTGGCCAACGGTCTGGAAATGACCCCATCACACATTAGTGCCATCAATTTCAGTAAACGTCTCTAGCAAGTCTTGTCACTTTTACAGAAAACAAAGTCCAGTAATAGCAAGTCTTAGCACATCCTCACTTTTATTATAAGTGgatgttttttataatttttactgaCACTCAGTAACCGTGCAAAATTGTGTACAACATTAATATATATATCTACGTATCTATAcctaactatatatatgtatatacatatacatatatatatatacatatcagcTCATGGTAGAAAACCATAGCTAGGGAGCATCGCCAGCTTACGCATACAAAGTCATCTTGTTTACAGTATTCTGTTGACAGTGCCAATAAATGATGAAGAAATCAACAACTTGTCACAATGTAACTGATGACCATATGCACAATTCCATGAATTAAATCTGTTTCCTGTGCTAATCAgtattcttaaattaaaaaaaaaaatatttataatggaAACATCAGAGTGAATGTGGCCTTTTTAGGGTTGGAAATAGTTTTCTCAAATAATtatttgacaagtatttattaaacacctatggattgacacagtggctacagcagtgggctcaaacatagcaacggttgtgaggatggcacaggaccaggcagcatttcattctgttgtacatggggtcgctatgagtcagaaccaactcgatggacCCTAACAACGACATATATCTCTTGGACTtcttgggtgctgcaaatggttaatgggctcaactgctaactgaaaagttggaggtttgagtctacccagaagtgcctcggaggaaaggcctggcaatctgcttcctaaaaaaccagccattgaaaaccctatggagcacagctgtactctgtttttttgtttttaaatatgttaGTTCCTTTCACCACCTCACATATAGTTGAGTGTGTCTCACATGTTGccgttaaaaaaaattagcatagtggcgCTTACGAAAATACCCCCGGGGGAGGGCACGGCTGGCGAACAAACTtagaaggtgtgcgttatttgtgtaaatatACGGTAGTTCTAAACAGCAACACTATATTTCTTTCAGAGTTAAGCTCACATTCGTAAATATTACATCTCCTTCCCAACACCAGTTCAAGCCCGGATGAATCCTGAGTACCTTTCAAGGGTTAACGAGTAAAACAACTGTCTCGTCACTAGAATCAGTATAAATGCAGCCAGATAGTGTGGGCCCTGCCTGATTCACTCTCATCAGGTAAGATTTTATAGCTGAATCCCACAGGATCaaaacaaagccataaaagttgGACTCTGCCTGGGGTTCAGTGGGGTCCTGTGACTTGCTGCTTGGGGACTTGCAGGCTCTGAAGTCATAAAGCGGCAACAGAAGGGAAGCTCCCAGAGCCAGCCACTTGTTAAATTCATACCAGGCTGTCCCCCGCGAGCAGCTGGGTCCCCAAAATCTGTTCTAGGGAGTGCCTTAAGCATGGTTATTAACTGGCAGGGGTGGAGGTATCTGTCCCTATGACTCGTTTTTGGTAACTGGTGCAGTAAGGACAACAGCTACCACTTGGGCTGTGCTTCCCACGTGCTGCACACTGTACACACAGTGAGCAGACCTCACCTTGATTTGGATGACCATCACATGAAAACGGGCAGACCACCTCCTGTGTCTAAATTGTACACAGCCACAGGGTGGGGAGTCCCTCAGTGGTACACTTAATGTGCTTAACTGCTAATCAAACgcttggaagttcaaatccactctgaggcacctccgaagaaaggcctggcaatctacttctgaaaaatcagccattgaaatccctgtggagcatagttctactctggcacaggtGGCGTTGCCACAAGTTggggttgactcaacagcaccttgtTTACGGGGACGGAGGGGGGGATGGCCCCAAATCCAGACTTTTCTCAGCAGAGAGGAAGGAAAGCCGTTCTACAAAGGACTAACATCACAGATGCTTTCAATGCCTGAATGTTTCCTACTGTCTACCCAGTGTGTGAGTCCAGAATTAGAATTCATGGTTGAGAAAATTTCTTTGCCCAGAAAACTGGCACAATAAGGAAGGGCCCAAAGAAGAGATTGTTTACTATggcattttttttcatttgtaacaATGACATGTTCATTATGAAAACTTTTAAcaatactaaaaaccaaaaaacatccactgccatcaagtagattccaactcatagagaccctataggacagagtagaactgccccatagggtttccaagactgtagatcttgatggaagcagactgccacatctttctcccatggagcagctggtgggttcaaaccaacagcctttcagttagcagccgagtacttaagcactgtgccaccagggctccctttttgaCAATACTAGAAGGTTATAAAGTTGAAAGTGGAAATCTTTCCTTCCTCTCATCCCAGGCCCCCTTCTTCCTCAATCCTCTCCCCAACGGCAGCCACTATTAACAATttggaatgcttttttttttttaaacataagatCCCCTCCATTGTTCTGtgatttgcttttttcacttgacACTGACCCACAGTCGTATTTCCCTATCAGCAGATGCAGTTCAACGTCTGAAGGCCACATATACCACATGGTATGTGTATACCATCATTCATTTAGCTGTGTCCCCTGCTAATGAAAATTTACTTATTGCCACCTGGGattttttgtgtgcttttctttttttggttttattttgtgtgtgaggggaggggtggttttttggtttggtttggtgtttttgctattggaaacacTTCTGTGAACATGCTCATATGCTTGAGTTTTTCTACTAATTATTTTGGAATTGTTGTTAAAGGGGGGAAGCGCCAATATATCCACCACCTGAATCTAAAGACTTTTGTTTTCTGAGAAAGCCACTTTACAGCCCACTCCACGGCTTTGAGGAAGGGTAAATCCCAGGCAGATTCTCAAAACTGGGAGTGCTTTGGAATCATCGAAGACACATAAAAAACACATGCCCAGGTTCTACCAGAATCTACCAAGTCTGAGCAAGGCGACTTTCAGTTTTTGCTGCTGTTGATTTAGGTTGTTTAGAGCAGCTCCCAGGCACAGCCCTAGAGGTGCCCTGCAGAAGCCCTAAACCATTTCCCTTTGGCACGTGGAGAGCGGTGATTTTAGGTCAGGACTAAATGGACAGGATGATGTGTTTGCTCTGTGTGCCCTCTGCTGGTACCGCGTGAGCAGATCACGCATCCCAGCGGAGGCTCCTTCATGCCAAGGCTGGTGAGAATTGTGGCTCTCACCTAGTGCAGACCCCTCGCAGGCACAAAAGTAGCGATGCTTTAGGGCAGCCCTGCGTACATGTTAGCACCACCTGGGGAACCTTTACTACAGCAACGCTTGGGCCTGGGTGTTTTTAAAacagctctccaggtgattctgcaCAGGACGCCAAGGCTGAGACCCACttgctttttactttttcttttgtattattattgtggtaaaatatatataacatagtCGGCAGTGATGAGCAACGTgaggaaatggatagtggtgacggttgcacaacacGGCACCCGTGACTCGCGTCACTAAATGTACACTGAAAAAGGGTTAAAACGGCAAACTTTGTTacacatatttttaccacaataaaaattttaaatatagatttcttttttaaaatacaattgAAGAATCCCCACATGCAAGGAGTGTCTCAGTGCCCCCACATACAcagcccctccaggcaggagaaccCCACTGTTGGGGAGTGCACGGACCTGACAGGCAGCAGGTGCCTGGTGCCTCCGAACATCCAAGACGCCCGTCACACTCCCCAGCCTGCCCACCTTGCTCTTGTTGACAGGAATTAACATCTGATGGGAATTTAATGACTGAAACAAATCAGTAAGGCTGTGcgctttcatttgcatttctaaagTGAATGAAAACGAAAAGGTAGTGCTCCCTTTTCTTAAAAGCTCCCAAACTGTCTTTCCCTGCTGTCTCTCCTTTCTCCGACCTCCTTCGAGAGCTTCCTACAGTGATTAGAATAAAATTCAGCATCCTCTCCTGGTccatccttcccctccctccctccactctcaccAGAGGggcctcctcctcttccccagCTTAGAACCTCACACTCCCTTTTCCTTCAGCCTGAAACAAACTGTGTCTGCCTCCTACAACACTCAGGTCTCCGCTGAAATGTCCCTTCCCCAGGGCCTCTTGTGCCCTTTTCCCATCATGCCCCTGCTGCTCATCTCCCTCAGACCATCCTGCTCTTCTTTCACTCTACTTGTCCACATTTGTAATTCCATGTTTGTCTAACGGAGTCCTTGGGTGACACGAATGATTAACGCACttggctggctgctaactgaaaggttggaggttcatgtccacccagaagtgccttggaagaaaggcctggcgatctacttctaaaaaaccagccattgaaaaccctgtgaagcacagttctattctgacacattgggtcaccatgagtcagcgttGGAAACTGGTTACTGGTTTATAATTGGCTTTTGTTTATCAATAATGCACCAGCGTATCAGCATCTAGTTCATCAGTCTTTATTACACTATGAAACCTTCAGAATGTGGGAACCTCATACCTCTGGGTGGTGAACAAAATCCCAAGGGGCTGCTGCGTTTGCTTGGATGTCACCCCTGCCATTCAGTGTGCAGTTTACCAgcctggcagaaagatgtggccccGTCCTAGGCTTCCTGCCAGTCCCTTCTGCTGCTGGACACACGGAGTGGACACAGCACAGGGCTCAGGAAATCTGTCCGATCACCTGGAAGCCTTTCACAGAGCCCTAACCTCTGACATAATGCTCAACATTTGCTCAGGGCTGTTGAGTCCGGAAAGCACTTTGACACTTGTTTATTCTCCCGCCCAGCTCATGAGACAGGCGGgactccccattttacagagtgaAAACCAAGGTTCAGATGACCTAAGTCTTCTGACTCCAAATCCGGTGCTCCCCAGCCACACCACTCTGCCTTCCGATTCCACAGCAGTGCACTGCTTGGGTGACCGTGAGACAGCTTCCTCCAAGAACTGGCTCTTAGGAGAAGTTTCTGGCCATTATTTGAACATTATCCACAAGTGCAGTGAGAACTTGCACGTAGGGCCTTTTTATTAAACCTGGTTACTAGCTTTTGCCACATGAATTTCTTCATCCCATAAGACAAGTTCCTggattgctgttgttatttgccatccagtcgattttgactcatggtgactgcaagGCCagctgatctgcttctgaaaggtcacagccttgaaaatcctatggagcacagttctactctgcacacatggggtcaccataaagtTCCTAGGAGCCCTGGCAAAGTCTCCAGCTGCCTGTTCCTCTTTGTCAGCCTTCCTGTTAGAGATCCAGGTGGCCCAGGGATACCTGGAAGCCCAGCTTCCAGGAGTTTATCTGGGCATGTCCACTCTCCCAAACACCTGTGTGAATCGTTCTCTGTCCAGGATGCATCCATAGCGCATACTAAGGTAGAAAGTCTGCTTCCCACTGTACTGCTGGATACGGACGAACACCTCCTGGGGCCGGTCCCTGGTTTCCATGAGGGGGATCACATCAGCCACGGGGCAGCAGGTATCCTGCCGCGAGCCCCAGAAGGTCAGGTGGGCCACCCGCAGCACCGTGCCTGACTCATTCACGTACAAGATGCCCACCAGCCTCCGGAAGAAATGGCTCATCCAGCACAGCATGGCCAGGGCAAAGCCAGCTATCCCACCCATGAGGCACAGGGAGCCAAGACTCATCAGGCCCTGGGTGTACAAATAGAAGCCTGGCGGCAGGGCCACCACCGTCAGGGCCGTCTGTGCCACCTTCAGCCGAGACAGGAATCCGAAGACTCTGATGGCACCAAACCGGTAGACCATCTGGAATTTCTCCGTCTCTGTGTCTGATGGTGTCTCCTTCAAGGTGGGTGGTCTGCTTCCCACCCACCTCCTGGGATCCCGCGCACTGCAGCACAGCCCATGGAGCGGCCTCCCCCAGGCAGCTACCCTCTGCCACTGGGTCACTGCTCTGAGCAGGGCAGCCTGGAAGGGAGACAAGAAACCGTTTCTCTCATGGAACTAAACCATGCTAATCAAACAATAAACATTTGCAAAGCAGGTCCCACGGAGGCTCCCAACAATTCTGGGAGGTCTCTGGTATCACCAGAGATGGAGGGAAAGGTAAAGCCAGACCTTCATGACAACTATGAGATAGTTGCCATTACTTCCACTTTATCACTGAGGAAACTAAGGCCAGAGAGGGTAAGAAATTTGCCCAAGGATACACGGCAAGTGTGAATAGGGCAGTGTCTGACCCTTAAACTGTTCCAAGTAGGTACAGAAAAAACGGACcagccttcattcattcaacaaatacccaGGGTGGGCCAACTCCGGGCTGGGCATTGGATCCACAAGTCTTCGCGAACATTTCCCCAAGCAGGAAAACTAAGCAATCGATGTCCTAGTGGCGAACTAGAAAATAAATCCATGAGACGGCTATCACTATAAATAGGTTAGGTTTGAGTTAGCTTGGGTACTGGAGGGAACTGCTGTTTTCTCTTAGCCTAGTTCAGGGAAGGGGAAACAGcaaaggaggggaagggaggccCCAACACAAGGCGCAAAGATTTTATTAGGTGCACAGTTCTACAACCTTGTGCAGTGGAAAAAGCTTTGGAGCCAGATCCGGGTTCCAATCCTGGCCCCAATGGTCACTAGCTGTGtatccttgggcaagttactcaacttctctgagcctcagtttcctcatctttcaaAATGGGGATTCTGGGCCTACTGAACGAGACTATGGTTTTAAAGCCCTCAACACACCGATGCACGGTGAACGCTCAGTGAATTTTAGCTATCCCGTTTTCAGTCGTCCATGTGACTTCAGGACACAGGGAACAGAAAAGCGTTCCCCATGCCGGAACTTCCTTCCGCGGACTCTCAGACTGAGACACCCAGGCGCCCTGCATGCCTGCCCTAAGCCCTGACCCCGACCCCGAAAGCACGTCACCTTCCTCAACCCCCACCACACTCCTTCTTACCATAGCCCCGCTAGTCGCTGCCGGAAGTGAATACCGCCTGCCCCCGGAACCTCTAGGAGCGCTTGCTCATACTACGAGAAACTCAGGAGTGTGTTGTATTCTGGGACTTGTGGTTCAGCGCTAGTGGCTGACGCGAGTTGCAGGCATTGTGAGAGCCTAGTCTCCTCGTCCCGGCGTGCCCTGCGGCGCGGGTGCCGAACCCGGAAGTTCCGGTCGAGTTCCGGGTGCCAACGGGTCATGTTTGGTGCGTGCGGAACTGGAGATATGGCGGCTACCGGCCCAGCACTGTGCCTCTTCGATGTGGACGGGACGCTGACGGCCCCGCGGCAGGTAGGCGGTACCCAGCGAACTGGCGGCAGCCGGTGCGGGGCCCCCTGATGGGTCCCGATTGGGCTAAAGATCGCCTCGGGTAGGCGCCAAGGGGCGGCTAAGGACCACCGACGGTCGGTTAATGACTGCCCACTCTTCCTGGGGTGCTGAACTCTATTCTGTGTGCCTGGAGGGATGCGAAGGAAGTCACCCAGCTCTTTAAGACGTCAGGGTGCTCGAAGAGATGAGATGGGACCGAAAAACCCTTGAGGGTAGAGAACTTGCACTGGGTTGGGAAGTCCAGTTCTGGACTTTCATTGCCAACCCTGGGTACCGAtggcctggaaaccctgtggagcagttctcctctgtcctgcagggccgctatgagtcgaaatctactcgacagcaacggcttaggtttggttttggtcttcagGCCCCTGACCAACTGTGCACCACCCTCCTCCTGTCACCCATAAGCTGTGCCATGTAGGCTGATCTTAAGAATACAGGTTTCTGGGTTAAACAGACCTACCTGAGCCTCAGCTTCACTTTTTggcagctgtgtggccttgagcaagtcacttaacctctctgagcctcagcatcTGCCCCTTTAAATGGGGACATTACCTCTTACATATGGTGCCTGTGAGGATGTTGATCTTTCTTAACTGAAACCTATTCTTGCCTGTAACAGCAAAATCTGGGAGTGCAAGTTTCCAAGGGCCCTTTTTGGCTCTGAGGTCCAGTGATCATCCGTTTATGGGCTATTAAGAGTACGTAATTGTCTGGAATTGGGGAATTCCTGTTTTTGTAAAGGGCAAGAtagtaaatttttgtttttgtggacCATATAATCTGTAGTAACTACTACTCAGCTctgcaaaagcagccacagaccatatgtaaatgaatgggcatggccatgttctaataaaactttataaaaacaaacaGCAGTTCCGATTGGTTGGTGGACTATAGTTTGTCTATCCCTGGGTCTAGGGTTTACATTTCCAAGACTTAGACTTTATCATTGGACCCTTTcaacccttccttcctccctcttccacCTCAGGAAGAGTAGTTGTTATTCCCATATTACAtttaaggaaactgagacccagtgaAGCAATGACCTTCTCGGTTTCACAGTAGACCTGGTCAGTCCCTGGGTCTCGGGGTATTGTTATTTGCTACTTTTGCCATTTCCTACCACTGTGCTAAGGTGGAAGGTGTTTCAGTTTCTGAATGTGCTGTTCAGGAAAGTGCTTTGGATTTCCAGAAAGAATTAGAATAACtaagcatagtagttaagtgctatggctgctaggctgctaaacaaaacgtcgacaattcaaatccaccagccgctccctggaaactcaatggggcaattcagctctgtcctagagggtcactgaatAGGAATCTCAGGattgaattgacagcaatgggtttttttaagtataaagtaCGAAATAGCAAAGAAACCAGGTTAGGTAGCCTACAACGTATTCTCTTAAGACATTTGAAACATGATATTGTTTGCAGTAAACGTAAATTATTTTTACACTCAAATAAATAAACTCTGTAATTTAAAAGAGAATTGTTTCTGTGTTGGGTGCTCTAGGTAAAATTTTTTTCGCAAAAGAGCTATTCATCATACAGTCTTTCTCTTCATCATTACATGCATTTGCAAACTGATAAGTGCAGTAAAATCCAGAAGCAGAAGACTTGCACTGCTGAAACAAGGACCGAGctaaaaacataaaaactaattAGAATGGACTCCAGGGCTTTGCACACgtcacttgttgttaggtgcactcgagtcggttctgactcatagcgaccctgtacacaacagaacgaaacaccgctcagtcctgcaccatcctcacagttgttgctatgcttgagccaactgttgcagccactgtcaatctctttgagggtcttcctcttttttgctgaccctctactttaccaagtgtgatgtccttctccagggactgatccctcctgataacatgtccaaagtatgtgagacaaagtcttgtcatccttgcttctactgagcattcttgttgtacttcttccaagacagatttgtttgttcttttggccatccatggtatgttcagcattcttccccaacaccataattcaaagacgtcaaatctccttcagtcttccttattcattgtacagctttcgcatgcgtatgatgcgattgaaaacaccatggcttgggtcaggcacgccttgttcttcaaggtgacatctttgcttttcaacactttaaagaggtcttaatgtgtcttgatttctggacttctgcttccatgggtgttgattgtcgatccaagtaaaatgaaatgcttgacaacctcaattttttctccatttatcacgatgttgtttattggtccagttgtgagggtttttgttttctttatgttgaggtgtaatctgtactgaaggctgtggtctttgatcttcatcaataagtgcttcacgtcctcttcactttcagcaagcaaggttgtgtcatctgcataacgcaggttgttaatgagtcttcctccaatcctgatgccccgttcttcttcatatagcccagcttctcaaattatttgctcaacatacagattgaatgggcctgatgaaagaatacaaccctgatgcacacctttctggattttaaaccatgcaatatccccttgttctgtttgaacaactgtctcttgctccatgtacagattcctcatgagcacaattaagtgttccggaattcccatactttgcaatgttatccataatttattatgatccacacagtcgagtgtcttagcataatcaataaaacacaggtagacatctttttggtattctctgctttcagccaggatccatctggcatcagcagtgatatccctggttccacatcctcttctaaagaCGACTTGAGTTTCTGACAGtgcttgtcgatatactgctgcagccgcttttgaatgatctttagcaaaattttgcttgcatgtgataatgATGTTTTTTGGTAATTTCTACATTTCAGTTGggtcgcctttcttgggaatagacatatatatggatctcttccagtcagttgccaggtaggtcttccaaatttcttggcatggataagtacgcgcttccagcgctgcatccaactcttgaaacatctcagttggtattctgtcaattctcagagccttgttttttgccagtgccttcagtggagcttggaattcttccttcagtaccattagttcctgatcatatgttacctcctgaaatggttgaacgtcgaccaattctttttggtatagtgactctgtattccttccatcttctttgaatgcttcctgcgtcgtttaatattttccctgtagaatctttcagtattgttactcaaggcttgaattttttcttcagttctttcagcttgggaaatgctgagcatgttcttcccttttggttttctatctccaggtgtctgcacatgtcatcataatactttgtcttttcaagcca includes the following:
- the TMEM186 gene encoding transmembrane protein 186, which translates into the protein MAALLRAVTQWQRVAAWGRPLHGLCCSARDPRRWVGSRPPTLKETPSDTETEKFQMVYRFGAIRVFGFLSRLKVAQTALTVVALPPGFYLYTQGLMSLGSLCLMGGIAGFALAMLCWMSHFFRRLVGILYVNESGTVLRVAHLTFWGSRQDTCCPVADVIPLMETRDRPQEVFVRIQQYSGKQTFYLSMRYGCILDRERFTQVFGRVDMPR